A region from the Mustela erminea isolate mMusErm1 chromosome 10, mMusErm1.Pri, whole genome shotgun sequence genome encodes:
- the WNT2B gene encoding protein Wnt-2b isoform X2, producing the protein MRSVGEGAREWIRECQHQFRHHRWNCTTLDRDHTVFGRVMLRSSREAAFVYAISSAGVVHAITRACSQGELSVCSCDPYTRGRHHDQRGDFDWGGCSDNIHYGVRFAKAFVDAKEKRLKDARALMNLHNNRCGRTAVRRFLKLECKCHGVSGSCSLRTCWRALSDFRRTGDYLRRRYDGAVQVTATQDGANFTAARQGYRHATRTDLVYFDNSPDYCVLDKAAGSLGTAGRVCSKTSKGTDGCEIMCCGRGYDTTRVTRVTQCECKFHWCCAVRCKECRNTVDIHTCKAPKKAEWLDQT; encoded by the exons ATGCGCTCAGTGGGCGAGGGTGCCCGAGAATGGATCCGAGAGTGCCAGCACCAGTTCCGCCACCACCGCTGGAACTGTACCACGCTGGACCGGGACCACACTGTCTTTGGCCGTGTCATGCTCAGAA GCAGCCGGGAGGCAGCATTTGTATACGCCATCTCGTCAGCAGGGGTGGTCCATGCTATTACCCGCGCCTGTAGCCAGGGTGAACTGAGTGTGTGCAGCTGTGACCCCTACACTCGTGGCCGACACCATGACCAACGTGGGGATTTTGACTGGGGTGGCTGCAGTGACAACATCCACTATGGTGTTCGCTTTGCCAAGGCCTTTGTGGATGCCAAGGAAAAGAGGCTCAAGGATGCCCGGGCCCTCATGAACTTACATAACAACCGCTGTGGTCGCACG gCTGTGCGGCGGTTTCTGAAGCTCGAGTGTAAGTGCCACGGCGTAAGCGGCTCCTGTTCTCTGCGAACCTGCTGGCGTGCACTCTCAGACTTCCGCCGCACAGGTGACTACCTGCGGCGGCGCTATGACGGCGCTGTGCAGGTGACAGCAACCCAGGATGGCGCCAACTTCACAGCAGCCCGCCAAGGCTATCGCCATGCCACCCGGACTGACCTTGTCTACTTCGACAACTCCCCAGACTACTGTGTCCTGGACAAGGCTGCCG GTTCCCTAGGCACCGCAGGCCGTGTCTGCAGCAAGACATCTAAAGGGACAGATGGTTGCGAAATCATGTGCTGTGGCCGAGGGTATGACACAACTCGAGTCACCCGTGTCACCCAGTGTGAGTGCAAGTTCCACTGGTGCTGTGCAGTGCGGTGTAAGGAGTGCAGAAACACTGTGGACATCCACACGTGCAAGGCCcccaagaaggcagagtggcTGGACCAGACCTGA